The Setaria viridis chromosome 6, Setaria_viridis_v4.0, whole genome shotgun sequence genome contains a region encoding:
- the LOC117860830 gene encoding BTB/POZ domain-containing protein At1g30440: protein MACQKLGSRADVFRKQGQEWYCTSGLPSDISVVVGEQSFHLHKFPLLSKSDLLERCIREKIDKGEDSWVIDLSDIPGGAKAFELAAKFCYGVKFEMTASNVVHLRCAADYLEMTEEMSEGNLIAQTENFLTQTVLRSWKDSVKALQTCDDVLDIAERLQIIKRCVDSIATRSCSDPDLFGWPVAQYGGPMQSPGGSLLWNGISTGARPRNSSPDWWYDDVSCLSLPLYKKLISAMEYRGISQEIIVGSLNHYAKRRLPGLNRRKSISDVSNCLSMTSLTSIPSEDDQKYLLEEIDRLLPFQRGVTSCKLLFGLLRTAIFLKASPSCLSNLERRIGMQLDKASLEDLLIPNISESVEILYDVDCVQRIVDHFLAMDQETGGASPGLGEDGQILASPSLMPITMVAKLIDGYLAEVAPDENLKLPKFRSLAAAIPDYARPIDDGLYRAIDIYLKAHPYLSESDKEELCRVMDCQKLSLEACTHAAQNERLPLRIIVQVLFFEQLQLRSSIAECLMISEPLDGGISRQLGGMPVSGEHHRGGGAGWPLAARENQTLREGMDSMKQRVAELEKECSTMRQDIERLGRSKSVGKNRFPFALTAKPQVCSTKDKDTAPETSKTPATESEDKVAVVKGGAGGEGAPQLKLRKHKMNLSTC from the exons ATGGCGTGCCAGAAGCTGGGATCCAGAGCAGATGTGTTCAGGAAGCAAGGACAGGAATG GTATTGCACATCTGGTCTTCCTAGTGATATAAGTGTGGTAGTTGGGGAGCAGTCTTTCCATCTTCACAAG TTTCCCCTGTTATCAAAAAGTGACCTGTTGGAGAGGTGTATCAGGGAGAAAATTGATAAGGGGGAAGACAGTTGGGTCATTGATCTATCTGATATTCCTGGTGGAGCAAAGGCTTTTGAACTAGCTGCTAAGTTTTGCTATGGTGTAAAGTTTGAAATGACTGCCTCCAATGTCGTACACCTTCGTTGTGCTGCTGATTATCTTGAAATGACAGAAGAGATGTCTGAAGGAAATTTGATCGCACAGACAGAGAACTTCCTTACCCAAACAGTCCTCAGGAGCTGGAAAGATTCAGTCAAGGCACTTCAAACTTGTGATGACGTCCTTGATATTGCTGAAAGATTGCAAATCATAAAGAGGTGTGTAGACTCCATTGCAACTAGATCATGCAGTGATCCTGATCTATTTGGTTGGCCAGTAGCCCAGTATGGAGGCCCCATGCAGAGTCCTGGAGGGAGCCTCTTGTGGAATGGTATTAGCACTGGAGCAAGGCCCAGAAATAGCAGCCCAGATTGGTGGTATGATGATGTCTCATGCTTAAGCCTTCCGTTATACAAAAAACTCATCTCAGCCATGGAATACAGGGGCATCAGTCAGGAGATTATCGTTGGATCCCTTAATCATTATGCCAAAAGGCGTTTGCCTGGTTTGAATCGGCGTAAAAGCATCAGTGATGTCAGCAACTGTCTTTCTATGACATCCTTAACATCCATCCCTTCTGAAGATGACCAGAAGTATCTTCTTGAGGAGATCGATAGACTGCTGCCTTTCCAAAGAGGTGTAACATCTTGCAAGCTACTGTTTGGCCTTCTGCGCACAGCGATCTTTCTGAAAGCCAGCCCCTCCTGCTTGTCCAACTTGGAGAGACGGATAGGTATGCAGCTAGACAAGGCCAGTTTGGAAGACCTTTTGATACCAAATATCTCCGAGTCTGTAGAAATACTATATGATGTGGACTGTGTGCAGAGGATTGTAGACCATTTCTTGGCAATGGACCAAGAAACTGGTGGGGCTTCCCCTGGCCTTGGTGAAGATGGGCAAATCTTAGCTTCACCATCTTTAATGCCGATAACTATGGTTGCTAAGTTGATTGATGGTTATCTGGCTGAAGTTGCACCAGACGAGAACTTGAAGCTGCCAAAATTCCGGTCTTTGGCTGCTGCTATACCCGACTATGCCCGCCCGATAGATGACGGACTTTATCGTGCTATCGACATATATCTCAAG GCCCATCCATATCTCTCTGAATCAGACAAGGAAGAGCTCTGCCGGGTGATGGACTGCCAGAAGCTGTCCCTGGAGGCCTGCACCCATGCGGCACAGAACGAGCGCCTCCCGCTCCGCATCATCGTGCAGGTGCTCTTCTTCGAGCAGCTCCAGCTGCGGAGCTCCATCGCCGAATGCCTCATGATCTCCGAGCCCCTCGATGGAGGCATCTCGCGGCAGCTCGGCGGCATGCCTGTCTCTGGCGAGCACcaccgcggtggcggcgctggctgGCCCCTGGCCGCCAGGGAGAACCAGACCCTGCGGGAAGGCATGGACAGCATGAAGCAGCGGGTGGCCGAGCTTGAGAAGGAGTGCTCCACCATGCGGCAGGACATCGAGCGGCTCGGCCGCAGCAAGAGCGTCGGCAAGAACAGGTTCCCGTTCGCGCTCACCGCCAAGCCGCAGGTTTGCAGCACCAAGGACAAGGACACTGCTCCAGAGACGTCAAAGACGCCGGCGACGGAGAGCGAGGATAAGGTGGCCGTGGTGAAGGGTGGTGCCGGCGGTGAGGGTGCGCCGCAGCTGAAGCTCAGGAAGCACAAGATGAACCTGTCAACCTGTTAG
- the LOC117860963 gene encoding large ribosomal subunit protein uL10, with the protein MAIKRTKAEKKQAYDRKLCSLLDEYTKVLIALADNVGSKQLQDIRRGLRGDSVVLMGKNTLIRRCIKAYADKTGNHTFDPLMDLLVGNVGLIFTKGDLKEVREEVAKYKVGAPARVGLVAPVDVVVPPGNTGLDPSQTSFFQVLNIPTKINKGTVEIITPVELIKKGDKVGSSESALLAKLGIRPFSYGLQIVNVYEDGSVFSPEVLDLTEDDLVEKFATGVSMVASLSLALSYPTLAAAPHMFINGYKNVLAVAVETDYSYPHADKIKEYLKDPSKFAVAAPVAAAGSGAAAAPKEEEKAPEPAEESDEEMGFSLFDD; encoded by the exons ATGGCGATCAAGCGTACCaaggcggagaagaagcaggCGTACGACCGCAAGCTGTGCAGCCTGCTGGACGAGTACACCAAGGTGCTCATCGCCCTCGCTGACAACGTCGGCTCCAAGCAGCTCCAGGACATCCGCCGCGGCCTCAGGGGCGACTCGGTGGTGCTCATGGGGAAGAACACGCTCATCAGGCGCTGCATCAAGGCGTACGCCGACAAGACCGGGAACCACACCTTCGACCCGCTCATGGACCTCCTTGTCGGGAACGTCggcctcatcttcaccaagggtGACCTCAAGGAGGTCCGCGAGGAGGTTGCCAAGTACAAG GTTGGCGCTCCTGCTCGTGTTGGTCTGGTTGCTCCTGTGGATGTTGTTGTCCCCCCTGGCAACACTGGTCTGGATCCCTCCCAGACCTCTTTCTTCCAG GTGCTCAACATCCCCACCAAGATTAACAAGGGTACTGTGGAAATCATCACCCCTGTGGAGCTGATCAAGAAGGGTGACAAGGTGGGCTCATCCGAGTCTGCCCTGCTTGCCAAGCTGGGTATCCGCCCCTTCTCGTATGGTCTTCAGATCGTCAATGTCTACGAGGACGGGTCTGTCTTCAGCCCTGAGGTGCTCGACCTGACTGAGGACGACCTGGTTGAGAAGTTTGCCACTGGTGTCTCCATGGTTGCCTCTCTTTCCCTGGCGCTCTCGTACCCGACCCTTGCTGCTGCCCCCCACATGTTCATCAATGGGTACAAGAACGTGCTTGCCGTTGCTGTGGAGACAGACTACTCGTACCCGCATGCCGACAAGATCAAGGAGTACCTCAAG GATCCGAGCAAGTTCGCCGTTGCTGCCCCTGTTGCTGCTGCGGGCTCTGGCGCGGCTGCTGCtcccaaggaagaagagaaggcgCCTGAGCCTGCCGAGGAGTCGGACGAGGAGATGGGCTTCAGCCTGTTCGACGACTAG